The Fibrobacterota bacterium genome contains the following window.
CCAGCGGCGTGTATTCCCTCATCCGCCGCTCGCCCCGCAAGGAACTCCAGGAACGCGAACCTCCCTTGGAGGAAGTGCAGGCCGTGCTGGCCTCGGCGGCGGGGAAAACCGCCAACGGATCGGCGGAGCAGTACCTGGACGAGTGGCGGCGGGTGGCCAATATTAGTATAAGTAACATCGAAAAAGGCGATAGGGAAGGAATCCAGACTTACAAGTACCAGGTCCCGGCCAAGTGCCAGAGTTCGTGCGCGATGTTCGGAGGCGACGCGTACGTCACCCGCGAGCAGATCCACAATCACGTGGCGCTCATCCCGCCGTTCCATCTGGGATGCGGGGTGCAATTGGCGACGAAGGAGGCCTGGAACGCGGCCAACGAGAATGCCGCCTGGACTCCGATCCTTCCCGTGAACGGTAAGTACCAGACGCCGGATTGGAGAAGCGTTGTCAAGTTATAGAGTCCCCCGCTCCCGCCTAGCCTATGGATTGCTCGCTTCCCTCCTTCTCCTGCCCGCGGCCGGGGCGAAGGCCCAGGGCGGATCGGCCGTCATCACCCTGGTGATGCCCGTGGGCGCGCGCCAGTTGGGAATGGGCGAAACCGGCGTGGCCATGGCCGACGACGTATTCGCGACCTTCTGGAATCCGGCCGGCATGGCCTTCGGCCCCCTCTCCAACGAATGGGAACTGGTTTATCCGAAGACCGATATGCGCGAATTCACGGTGCTGGCCACCAAGCCGCGTTCGGGATTCCTGCTTCACTCGACCGTATGGGCCGGGGCCAAGAAAAGCCTTTCGCTCTACAACGGCAAGGTGTGGCGCGTCGACCATGAGTACGTCATGGAGCAGGGCGATCAAATCGAGAAAATCGTGCGCCGCTACGCGGGCACGGGCGACAACCTGGACAGCCTGGTCAAGCGCGTAAAGGCCTATAACGGGCTCAAGTCCGCCAAGGACGAAGAAGATCTGATCAGCCTTAAGCTGCCTTACAACCTGCTCTTTCCCGACGAACCCGTAACGGCTTTGGCGCTGGACAATACCGATCGCCTGTGGGTGGGAACGACCGGCGGGCTGTACCGCTTCGACGGGTCGGGCTGGAAATCCTTCGATAAGGAGCCGGGCTTCACCTACCTGGGGAACGACTCTTCCCTGGTGAAGGGCGCCGACGCCAACTCGCCCGAAGTCGCCGCCGCGCTCGCCGCCTTGGACACCGCCCGTTTCCGTAAGCTGGCCGATTCCCTGGCCACCACCCGCAAGCCCGTCGCCGTCACGGACACCGCCAAGGCGAAGCTCGACACGGCTAAGATCAAGGTCTCGACCGCCGATAGCCTCAAGACCCGGCGCGTCGACGATTCCGTGGCCCGGGCTTCCATCGCCCGCAACGTCTATGACTCCCTATACCGCGAAGCCAAACAGGAAATCCTCGACGAAGCCGCCGCCCGCGCCGATTCGCTCGCTTCCAAGGCCAAGGCGGAGGCTTCCGCCAAGGGCGACTCCGCCTCGCCGTTCCGCAAGCTGGGAGTGACCTCCCTGACGGTGAAGGGCGCCAGCGTGTGGATCGGCACCACCGACGGCCTCTATGAGTACAAGAAGACCGCCGTTACCCGCCGCGGCCAGAACCTGCTGCCGAGCCAGTACATCACCGGCATCGCCGCCAACGAGAATTTGGACGAGATCTACGTCTCCCTCAAGGACGCCGGCATCGCCCGCTACATTCCCGCCAAATCGGCGGGCGCGGCCGCCAAATGGAAGCTCTTCAACGTGGCCGACGGCCTGGTGGATTCCTCCGCGCATCAGATCCTGCTGGACAAGGAC
Protein-coding sequences here:
- a CDS encoding PorV/PorQ family protein, with the protein product MSSYRVPRSRLAYGLLASLLLLPAAGAKAQGGSAVITLVMPVGARQLGMGETGVAMADDVFATFWNPAGMAFGPLSNEWELVYPKTDMREFTVLATKPRSGFLLHSTVWAGAKKSLSLYNGKVWRVDHEYVMEQGDQIEKIVRRYAGTGDNLDSLVKRVKAYNGLKSAKDEEDLISLKLPYNLLFPDEPVTALALDNTDRLWVGTTGGLYRFDGSGWKSFDKEPGFTYLGNDSSLVKGADANSPEVAAALAALDTARFRKLADSLATTRKPVAVTDTAKAKLDTAKIKVSTADSLKTRRVDDSVARASIARNVYDSLYREAKQEILDEAAARADSLASKAKAEASAKGDSASPFRKLGVTSLTVKGASVWIGTTDGLYEYKKTAVTRRGQNLLPSQYITGIAANENLDEIYVSLKDAGIARYIPAKSAGAAAKWKLFNVADGLVDSSAHQILLDKDGHVWAAHAHGISHYTALRVWEKIHFKKQELRSIALDEDGHIWIATNEGAWKYTPKHTNAQGRLEEKKEANGAAPKQDLRADWVHFHTGNGLTDKDVYDVKAQGPDVWFVTGAGIERYNSAKSQVGFFYESLLPVLNLPDLYHAFMAATFPVEEWGTVGGFINYVSFGKNTQTNADATEGRTFDSYELVGALSYGTKLSKNLGLGLNAKFIYSALAQGVTSSGERTDGIAISYAVDAGLLWKNILVKGLSAALVLQNMGPAVFYVDQAQADPIPFTWKVGLAYELLHLPNHRITVAADANREAVYREGNDASPVYIGAWKDLVYPYQDKDHSATSVFRENIRQTVYNTGVEYVIANVVALRSGYLYDFRGQRYELDMGAGFMISDILQVDGTFIKSFDNGIRNNQKRFSMLLRF